In Dethiobacter alkaliphilus AHT 1, the genomic window AGGGCTGCGGTCTCCTCCGGGTACAATCTCATTTTCATCAATTTCGCAATGAACCTTTTGGGCTAATTCCTTGCGTTCGCTATCCGAATCTGCCAGCATTAACTGATCTTTGGCTGAAAAATTTAATTTCATCATGTTTTTTGCCTGACGATGCAGATGCCACATATACAGCCAAAAACCTTTTAATCCTTCACTCCGGAATGACATAATCAACCTCCTTTGACTGTTAATTCTTTCACTATTATAGTAATATAAAAAATTCAGACTTATCAATAAAATGGGAAATTTGCTCATATTGTTCTTTTTAATCTTTTAATATTTAAAATAATTCTAAATACACAGTCAAAATGCCGGTACAACAAGTGTACCGGCATTGGTGATTCTATTAAAAGATTATGGGTAACCAGAAGTAAGCAAACAGTGTAATTACTATTACACCCAAAATATTCAGCCAGGCGCCGGCCTTAACCATTTGCGGGATGGTAATATAGCCGCTGCCAAAGATTACAGCATTGGGCGGTGTGGCCACCGGCAACATGAAAGCATAAGAAGCGGCGGTAGCAGCAGTAATCATCATAGTAAAGGGAGGAACAGCCATGGCAGCAGCCATTGCCGCCATAATGGGCATCATCATGGAAGTGGTGGCGGTATTAGAGGTGATCTCCGTCAGATAAATTACCAGTGTTACCACAGCCAGGACAATCAAAATCATAGCAGTACCTTCCAAAGCAGACAGCTGCATTCCGATCCACTCAGCCAAGCCTGTGGTGGAAAACCCTGCTGCAATGGCCAGGCCGCCACCAAATAACAAAAGAATTCCCCAGGGAACCTTAACCGCAGTGTGCCAGTCGTTTAAAAACTCTCCTTTTTTCAGGTTAACGGGAATGAGGAAGGTGATAATAGCCCCTAAGATAGCAATCAAGGCATCATTGATCATGGGGAAATAGGTCTCCAGGATAAAAGAGCGGCTAATCCAGGCCAATGCCACAAAGAGAAAAACTCCGGCCACCAATTTTTCTTCTCTGGAGATGGTACCCAACTCAGCCATTTCCGACTGAATTACTTCACGCCCACCGGGAATTTCTTTTAATTTGGTAGGATAGGCAACCCGTGTCATATACAGCCATGCAATTAACATGAAGACAACTGAAATGGGCAAGCCGTAAGCCATCCACTGGGCAAAGCCAATGGTAACACCAAACATTTCCTCAGCTGCTCCGGCAAAAATAATGTTGGGCGGAGTACCAATAAGAGTGGCCACACCGCCGATGGATGCAGAATAGCCGATACAAAGCATCAGGCAGGTGCCGAAATTAAACTTACCCTTACGAACATCGATGCCTTCAATGCCTTGTTCTTCAACCAAAGTAGCCACCTGTAAAATCACAGCCAGGCCGATGGGCAGCATCATCATGGTGGTAGCGGTATTGGAAATCCACATGGACAGAAAACCGGTAGCCGCCATAAAGCCCAGAATAAGCCGGTTAGGGCTGGTGCCAATAAAATTAATAATACCCAAAGCAATGCGTGAGTGTAAGTTCCATTTTTCCATACAAACAGCAATCATAAATCCACCCATAAACAAAAACACATTGGGATTGGCATAGGGGGCAGTCGTATCTCCTACCGCCATGCTGCCGGTCAGAGGAAAAAGTACAATGGGTAACAAGGAGGTGACAGGAATGGGAATAGCTTCAGTGATCCACCACGTGGCAATCCAGGCCGTGCTGGCCAATACCCTCTGTGCCTCCGGACTCATGCCTTCAGGGTTAGGCATTATTAAAAAGATAAAAAAGAGCAAGGGACCCAGAAACAATCCGATTCTCTGCCGCGGACCGTAATCGTGGCTGACATCCATTCCTTCTTTGGGACTGCGATCTCCCCCTGGTAAAACCTCATTTTCGTCTATACCGTAGTGAGTTTTATCTGCCGGTTCTTTTCGTTCTTCCTCGGATTCTGCCAACATCATTTGCTCTTTGGCAGAAAAGTTTAGTTTCATTACGTTTTTTGTTTGTCGATGCAGTTGCCACATATAAAGCCAAAATCCTTTTAGTCCTTCACTCCGAGACATGAGAAACCCCCTTAGTATAAAAATAATTACTTTTATTATATTAATTAAAAGATTCACAACAATCAATAATATGTCGAAATTTGTTCATTATGGTCTTATAAATCTTTTAATTTTTCTACATTTTCAAAAGAAAGGCACGCTTATTGAAGTTCCCTCAACGCGTGCTTTCACCCTTAGCAGCTTAGCAAAACTGCATTACAATTTTCTGGCAGCAAAAAAAAATAGGCTTTTCAGCCCATTATCATCCCCACTAACCAAATTATAAAAACTGTAAATAAGGCCAGCAAAGACAGCCGGATCACTCTCTGTGGTGAGCGTGATTTTCTTTTTTGCCATTCTTCCAAAGTAAGCTTACCTACAGCAAAATTATAATCATCCTCACTTAGCAGACTCAGCTTTCTCTTTTGTCCATGGTCATCAATAACAATCTCTCTGGGATAGGAAGTGGTGAAGTGGTCATCATCTTCCTTTAAACGGCGGCCCGGCCATTTATGATGGCCAAAATCCTGGAGAAAATGCCACTGTTCATCAACAATTTTGTACTTTCCCTGCTTTTTTATCTCATTGTATCGATCGTGACATAAATCCTGGTACATTTTAGGACTCCTTATTAAGCGCCAAATGCTTTTTTAGCAAAGGCAGGATAAATTTTAGCCACGTTTTCCCGGACAGGTCCCCGCAGCAGTTTCAGTTCATCTTCTGAAGGAGGCTCCGTTGAACCGGCAAATCCTTCAAACAAAGGCAGTTCAAATCCAGTATTAGCCTGTACTTCTTCAGCAGTATGACCGGGATGTACAGAGTACAACTCCAACAAACCACTATCCTCATTGCGCACCAAAATAGCCAGCGGTGTTACCAAAAAGTGTAAACCACCGGGACGATGGACGGAGGGAGGAGAGGAGGCACTGCTGGTGGTGAAATCCACCTGCTCCACAAAGGATTTTGCGGAATGGTCGGTTTTAAACAGTACAACCTTCTTTACCATGTAATAAAGCATAGCCGAGCCTGCCCCGCCGGGCAGCCTGACTTTCGGCTTATCATAATCGCCGATGGCATGCAAATTAATATTACCCTTACGGTCAATCTGGGCCCCGCTTAAAAAGAAATAATCAAAACGGCCTTTTTGAGCCATATTAAAAAACTCCATGCTGCCTTCAGAAAAAGGCCACCAATCTTTACTCCCCATAATGTACACATCACTGTCCGGCGCATGGCTTTCCCTGGCCAACAGAGCCGCTGTGGAAGGAATGGGGGAGAAAGTACCCACAGCGATGGTTTCCCCGTTTTTTACCTGCCGGGCAATCACTGTGGCCATTAATTCTTCCGTGGTATAGTTCACTTTGCTTCACCTCCGTCACTAAAACGGCGGCAGAATGTCTCAATGTACCGGGCAAATCCTTCCGGATCCTTTGCCGCCCCCTGGTAAGCCTTCAAAGCTTCTATGTCTGCCCGGTAATAGCTCCCGCAAGCTGTGGGGAAGGCTCCCTGCGGCAATCTCACCACAGCATCAACATGAACACGGCTAACAAAGTTACCCCGCTGCGAAGACTTTAATTCTTCAGTATCCACAATCTCCTCAGCAGAGATAATCACTTTTTGCGAAGCCCGGGCCAGCAGGGCATCATCTATACTGCTGTTCACAATACAGTTGCCAAAACCATCAGCTTTAAAGGCATGAATTAGGGAAACATCCGGACTAATTGCCGGGACTACCAATACTTCATCATCTCCATATGGATTTTTAACAATTTTAAAATCAGGACGCACACTGGTATAATCGGTACCAATCACACCCCGCACAGGCATAAACGGAATCCCCATCGCTCCAGCCTGGAGCGCAGCCAAAAGACCCGGTCAGGTATGATCCAGTACTTTTACCGTACCGGACTG contains:
- a CDS encoding CoA-transferase subunit beta, which gives rise to MNYTTEELMATVIARQVKNGETIAVGTFSPIPSTAALLARESHAPDSDVYIMGSKDWWPFSEGSMEFFNMAQKGRFDYFFLSGAQIDRKGNINLHAIGDYDKPKVRLPGGAGSAMLYYMVKKVVLFKTDHSAKSFVEQVDFTTSSASSPPSVHRPGGLHFLVTPLAILVRNEDSGLLELYSVHPGHTAEEVQANTGFELPLFEGFAGSTEPPSEDELKLLRGPVRENVAKIYPAFAKKAFGA
- a CDS encoding SLC13 family permease, translated to MSRSEGLKGFWLYMWQLHRQTKNVMKLNFSAKEQMMLAESEEERKEPADKTHYGIDENEVLPGGDRSPKEGMDVSHDYGPRQRIGLFLGPLLFFIFLIMPNPEGMSPEAQRVLASTAWIATWWITEAIPIPVTSLLPIVLFPLTGSMAVGDTTAPYANPNVFLFMGGFMIAVCMEKWNLHSRIALGIINFIGTSPNRLILGFMAATGFLSMWISNTATTMMMLPIGLAVILQVATLVEEQGIEGIDVRKGKFNFGTCLMLCIGYSASIGGVATLIGTPPNIIFAGAAEEMFGVTIGFAQWMAYGLPISVVFMLIAWLYMTRVAYPTKLKEIPGGREVIQSEMAELGTISREEKLVAGVFLFVALAWISRSFILETYFPMINDALIAILGAIITFLIPVNLKKGEFLNDWHTAVKVPWGILLLFGGGLAIAAGFSTTGLAEWIGMQLSALEGTAMILIVLAVVTLVIYLTEITSNTATTSMMMPIMAAMAAAMAVPPFTMMITAATAASYAFMLPVATPPNAVIFGSGYITIPQMVKAGAWLNILGVIVITLFAYFWLPIIF